A window of the Podospora bellae-mahoneyi strain CBS 112042 chromosome 6, whole genome shotgun sequence genome harbors these coding sequences:
- the RO3 gene encoding Dynactin, 150 kDa isoform (COG:D; COG:Z; EggNog:ENOG503NWE7), with amino-acid sequence MSDLAVGQKIQLSDGRTGTIRYVGQTHFAVGEWVGVELDDGSGKNDGMVQGERYFECAMGYGMFVRPVTVTVTAPAPVPSQPPKPAGAKKGSRPSSLFSNSSNKGASSSTSDPSLGKRMSLNAPSPSPVPRRGSVRSPTKSPTKQLNRSPTSTAPSRTVTPSNANVKPGALAVRPRPASATSRPSMAPPPVPRQTRQVSTASSTPRQSSAPPRTLSTRGGLATGVGSRPASTRVPGARQSSASSVSSVNKTSRAESRKSSDDEILSPQPTSPVQVRTAALEKLATTSLPPAGGGAAKSPIATASVSPRNAPSTAAAQKEIEDLKAKLRVLEKKRIEDREKLNNLEKIKGERDKFERIIQTLQIKYQPQQQEIADLRKQLKEAETRFYAVEEMQESHESALELATLDREMAEETAEVLKVELEALKQKSEELELEVEILREENAEFTKGMSTEERASTGWLQMERNNERLKEALIRLRDLSQEQEEELKDQIKGLEEDLREFETMKEQFAATKEKLAQAEVAVEDLREQLNNALGAEDLIEKITEENMNQAEEIKELRAVIDDLESLKEINDELEINHVQNEKEMQEELDLKDVIISEQMRQANVQRESMEDMEYTLSRFRELVTSLQSDLEDMRASHAVTENESEQLNNRSRAMMDLNMKLQISAAKAQVKTIDLELRRMEAQEAEQHLEIVKLFLPDSYQLDRDSVLALLRFKRLAFKANLLNGFIKERVNGQAHPGHEDDVFEGCGAIDKLTWVSAMCDRFVNSISHCSLEQFAKYEGALYELEPVERALNGWIDGLRRDDLKEKQCSAELQRTIALMTHLGEVHISNDLESFADDIHMKALLMQSHLESAAATFTTMRAMVQRVVPPSDEENELEQYFAKKAEGVITQTRGAKVIAGKTVRSLEELKTRHLSLTPDTMEAFEQCEAATQELSEMARRIGLDLHQLVLEEGRTEPYTYVEIQNCISQTSINSFGTNETDLFSTYLNKLRQTTSQISDLAALSTDLAQTQEFERSQPPWLLRAQEIKAIKKIPVDAEEELRRLKDDINDARRAIAIREENLSTAQVKIETLESRMRDANAKAKRVTELESHLETAKSEAAALADNIKKQDRELKALESERDKWKQIASNSRVISTAGGEEGAKANQERAVATAREMDALRNEILGLQSAVRYLREDNRRARVKEQANYDWLAEPLLKKAVPAEKQRRNMVKAESKAVLGELVKMVTEAKVYDLSMLDKKVVAQGGWKPAKSTPQFWAAKQEEDWVVWKGWEGAVIKNARLLNAVEHNREEVKEKKGVVSAAAKLQIRLPGGKKHHYGGEVQVFGSREWEGLQGRMVTAGV; translated from the exons ATGTCCGATTTAGCGGTTGGGCAGAAAATACAGCTGAGCGACGGCCGCACTGGAACTATTCGATATGTTGGCCAAACACACTTCGCCGTGGGCGAATGGGTTGGTGTCGAGCTCGACGATGGATCCGGAAAGAATGATGGCATGGTTCAGGGAGAGCGCTATTTCGAATGTGCCATGGGATATGGCATGTTCGTAAGGCCCGTCACAGTCACCGTCAcggctcctgctcctgttCCATCACAGCCACCCAAGCCAGCTGGCGCCAAAAAAGGATCTCGCCCAAGCAGCCTGttctccaacagctccaacAAGGGGGCCTCGTCCTCTACCAGTGATCCGAGTCTGGGAAAACGAATGAGCTTGAATGCACCCAGCCCGAGTCCAGTACCTAGAAGGGGCAGTGTGAGG AGTCCCACGAAATCACCCACGAAGCAGCTTAATCGCTCCCCAACCAGCACGGCACCATCGCGAACCGTCACACCCTCCAATGCCAATGTCAAACCCGGCGCCTTGGCCGTCAGACCTCGACCTGCTTCTGCCACCAGCAGGCCCTCTATGGCCCCGCCGCCCGTGCCCAGACAAACCCGCCAGGTCTCgacagcttcttcaaccccaagaCAGAGTAGTGCTCCTCCGCGCACACTCAGCACCAGAGGTGGACTTGCCACCGGAGTCGGATCGAGACCGGCATCAACTCGTGTTCCTGGCGCGAGGCAGAGCTCCGCCTCGTCCGTTTCGAGCGTCAACAAGACTTCCCGCGCCGAATCCCGCAAAAGCAGTGATGACGAGATATTATCCCCTCAACCCACCAGCCCCGTCCAAGTCCGAACGGCAGCGCTGGAGAAGCTCGCCACGACGTCCCTACCACCGGcaggtggaggggcagcAAAATCACCCATTGCCACTGCTTCTGTATCGCCACGAAATGCGCCCAGCACAGCCGCTGCGCAGAAGGAGATTGAAGATCTCAAGGCCAAACTGCGCGTGCTGGAGAAGAAACGGATCGAAGACAGAGAAAAGCTGAACAACTTGGAGAAAAtcaagggggagagggataaGTTTGAGAGAATTATTCAGACGTTACAGATCAAATaccagcctcagcagcaagagatTGCGGATTTGAGGAAACAGCTCAAGGAGGCAGAAACAAGGTTTTATGCAGTCGAGGAGATGCAGGAGAGCCATGAAAGCGCGCTTGAGCTGGCAACGCTGGATCGGgagatggcggaggagacggcCGAGGTGCTCAAGGTGGAACTGGAAGCACTGAAGCAGAAAAGCGAAGAGCTGGAGCTCGAGGTGGAGATTCTCCGGGAGGAAAACGCCGAATTCACAAAGGGGATGTCGACCGAGGAACGGGCGAGCACCGGGTGGTTGCAAATGGAGAGAAACAATGAACGGCTCAAGGAGGCACTGATCAGGCTGAGGGATCTTTCGCaggagcaagaggaggaactCAAGGATCAAATcaaggggctggaggaggatctGAGGGAGTTTGAGACGATGAAGGAGCAATTCGCCGCGACGAAGGAAAAGTTGGCCCAGGccgaggtggcggtggaggatcTGAGGGAGCAGCTGAACAATGCGTTAGGAGCAGAGGACCTGATCGAGAAGATTACTGAGGAAAATATGAATCAAGcagaggagatcaaggagttGCGGGCCGTCATTGATGACCTGGAGAGTTTGAAGGAGATCAACGACGAGCTGGAGATCAATCATGTACAGAATGAAAAGGAGATGCAGGAGGAGCTGGACTTGAAGGATGTCATTATTTCTGAGCAAATGAGGCAGGCCAACGTACAGCGGGAGTCGATGGAGGATATGGAGTATACACTTTCGCGGTTCAGGGAACTGGTCACGAGCTTGCAAAGTGATTTGGAGGATATGAGGGCCTCCCATGCGGTGACGGAGAACGAGTCCGAGCAGCTTAACAATCGCTCTAGGGCTATGATGGACTTGAACATGAAGCTGCAAATTTCGGCGGCCAAGGCTCAGGTGAAGACAATTGACCTtgagctgaggaggatggaggccCAAGAGGCGGAGCAGCACCTCGAGATTGTCAAGTTGTTTTTGCCCGACAGCTATCAGTTGGATAGGGATTCTGTTCTGGCCCTGTTGCGCTTCAAGAGACTGGCGTTCAAGGCCAACTTGCTGAATGGCTTCATCAAGGAGCGTGTGAATGGCCAGGCGCACCCCGGACACGAAGACGACGTATTTGAGGGTTGCGGTGCCATCGACAAGCTCACATGGGTGTCTGCCATGTGCGATCGTTTTGTCAATTCCATCAGCCACTGCTCTCTGGAGCAGTTCGCCAAGTACGAAGGTGCGTTGTACGAACTGGAGCCTGTCGAGAGAGCTCTTAATGGTTGGATCGACGGCTTGAGGCGTGACGActtgaaggagaagcagtGCTCTGCCGAGCTCCAGCGGACAATTGCTCTCATGACGCATCTGGGCGAGGTGCACATCTCCAACGACCTGGAGAGCTTCGCCGATGATATTCACATGAAGGCGCTTCTCATGCAAAGCCATCTGGAATCTGCTGCGGCCACCTTCACGACCATGCGTGCCATGGTTCAGCGGGTCGTACCACCAAGCGACGAGGAGAACGAGCTGGAGCAATATTTCgcaaagaaggccgagggcgTCATCACACAGACGCGCGGCGCCAAGGTCATTGCAGGCAAGACAGTTCGCTCtctcgaggagctcaagaccaGGCATCTATCCCTTACGCCGGATACCATGGAAGCTTTTGAGCAGTGCGAGGCGGCCACCCAAGAGCTTTCCGAGATGGCCCGCAGAATTGGTTTGGACCTTCATCAGCTCGTGCTCGAGGAGGGCAGGACAGAACCGTACACCTACGTGGAGATCCAAAACTGCATCTCGCAGACTTCCATCAACTCATTCGGCACTAACGAAACCGATTTGTTCTCTACCTACCTCAACAAGCTCCGCCAGACCACCTCTCAAATCTCGGATCTGGCCGCTCTCTCCACCGACCTGGCCCAAACTCAAGAATTCGAGCGCAGCCAGCCTCCATGGCTCCTGCGCGCACAGGAAAtcaaggccatcaagaagatcccagtggatgccgaggaagaacTTCGACGTCTCAAGGACGACATCAACGATGCGCGCCGTGCCATCGCCATTCGGGAAGAAAACTTATCGACAGCCCAGGTCAAGATTGAAACGCTTGAATCCCGCATGCGTGATGCGAACGCCAAAGCCAAGCGCGTCACCGAGCTCGAGTCCCACCTCGAGACTGCCAAATCCGAAGCCGCGGCTCTAGCGGacaacatcaagaagcaAGATCGCGAGCTCAAGGCTCTGGAATCGGAACGTGACAAGTGGAAGCAGATCGCATCCAACAGTCGCGTTATTTCTACGGCTggcggtgaagagggggcCAAGGCTAACCAAGAAAGAGCGGTGGCGACGGCAAGGGAGATGGACGCGCTCAGAAATGAGATTCTGGGCTTGCAGTCGGCAGTGAGGTACCTCCGGGAGGACAACAGGAGGGCAAGAGTCAAAGAGCAGGCTAACTACGACTGGCTGGCCGAGCCACTTCTCAAGAAGGCAGTTCCGGCGGagaagcagaggaggaaCATGGTCAAGGCAGAGAGCAAGGCCGTTCTCGGTGAACTGGTCAAGATGGTGACCGAGGCGAAGGTCTATGACTTGAGCATGCTGGACAAGAAGGTTGTTGCGCAGGGCGGGTGGAAGCCGGCGAAGAGCACACCGCAGTTTTGGGCTGCTAAACAAGAGGAAGATTGGGTTgtttggaagggttgggaaggggcCGTGATCAAGAATGCGAGGTTGCTGAACGCGGTGGAGCACAATCGAGAagaggtcaaggagaagaagggggtcgTCAGCGCGGCTGCGAAACTGCAGATTAGACTTCCTGGTGGGAAAAAACATCATTATGGAGGAGAGGTGCAAGTATTTGGCTCGAGAGAGTGGGAAGGGCTGCAGGGAAGGATGGTGACAGCTGGAGTGTAA
- a CDS encoding hypothetical protein (EggNog:ENOG503P01Q; COG:S) produces MEPRPSLVAFLHRYQDLATYQDSHINLIKWLLIPSSQDLLVYAESIESTLRAENTELAQRVHERNLDYEDATRSRRELQQRIHALETQLETSILTNEQIKNSNSYVVVLIDGDGLIFKPELIQQGLAGGKKAAYALRSAILGQCGPHGNEIGVLAQVYLNLAGLSKAMRRDGCLENESNLKDFTLGFTQAKATFDFVDVGHGKERADNKIKEMTKWHLRNHNCKQVILGISHDAGYAPFLDELFQEDSVQHQITILEGVPVVRELRAIGANILNLNNILFRSEKLVDRVSESASSESFGSPFTPVPATPVVEHNKPATPTIEMKPVVPAVPAISAVPAFPVTVPTPPVVRTTATTSNSVASIDSIGSSEPQTPSSASAASTSTPAATTYAKAIKSATPPPPPPVIKLPAHTKAALQQQPSSRASHKTPNKPKPVPWNPGPRGLDPPLQVSQSVLDNLKKRKDSNKLCNNHYLRGPCSKGNSCNFEHNYKPTKEELVAIAFLTRLNPCSGGQECDVDDCIYGHHCPSVINGACTHPYCKFDKEDHPPGTKIKAHHKGSHDR; encoded by the exons ATGGAGCCAAGACCGAGCCTCGtcgccttcctccaccgGTATCAGGATCTCGCCACTTACCAAGACTCACATATCAATTTGATCAAG TGGCTGCTGATACCCTCCTCACAGGATCTCTTGGTCTATGCCGAGTCGATAGAGTCAACCCTCCGAGCTGAAAATACGGAACTGGCCCAGAGAGTGCATGAACGAAACTTGGACTACGAAGATGCTACTCGATCCAGGCGTGAGCTACAGCAACGCATTCACGCCCTCGAAACGCAACTTGAAACGTCGATCTTGACCAACGAACAAATAAAAAATTCCAACTCCTATGTCGTCGTATTGATAGACGGGGACGGGCTCATTTTCAAACCGGAGCTGATCCAACAGGGTCTTGCTGGGGGCAAAAAGGCTGCTTACGCCTTGAGATCAGCAATTTTGGGCCAATGTGGCCCTCACGGCAATGAAATTGGAGTTCTCGCACAGGTCTACCTCAATCTCGCCGGTCTTAGCAAGGCGATGCGCCGAGATGGCTGTCTGGAGAATGAAAGCAACCTCAAAGATTTCACGCTCGGCTTCACACAGGCCAAGGCCACTTTTGACTTTGTCGATGTCGGCCACGGCAAAGAAAGAGCCGATaacaagatcaaggaaaTGACAAAATGGCATCTCAGGAACCACAACTGCAAGCAAGTTATACTGGGCATATCACACGATGCAGGGTATGCCCCGTTTCTCGACGAATTGTTCCAAGAGGATAGTGTTCAGCACCAGATCACCATCTTGGAAGGCGTACCTG TGGTGCGTGAGCTGAGGGCCATCGGCGCAAATATACTGAATTTGAACAACATCCTGTTTCGGTCTGAAAAGCTTGTTGATAGGGTGTCAGAGTCGGCTAGCTCTGAGTCGTTCGGCTCACCTTTCACGCCTGTTCCTGCCACCCCGGTTGTTGAACACAACAAGCCTGCCACACCAACTATCGAGATGAAACCGGTCGTGCCGGCTGTCCCCGCCATCTCTGCTGTCCCCGCCTTCCCCGTTACTGTACCGACGCCTCCTGTCGTCAGAACCACAGCCACGACCAGTAACAGTGTCGCAAGTATCGATAGTATAGGCAGCTCCGAGCCACAGACACCATCTTCGGCATCGGCGGCTTCAACGTCAACTCCGGCAGCCACAACTTATGCTAAAGCCATCAAGAGtgccacccctccaccgcctccaccggTGATCAAATTGCCTGCCCATACCAAGGCGGctttgcagcagcagccgtctTCCCGGGCCTCTCACAAAACCCCAAACAAGCCAAAGCCAGTTCCTTGGAACCCAG GACCTCGTGGTCTTGATCCCCCTCTTCAGGTCTCGCAGTCTGTGCTGGACAAcctcaagaagaggaaagacAGCAACAAGCTGTGCAATAATCATTACCTCCGCGGCCCCTGTTCCAAGGGCAATTCATGCAACTTTGAACACAATTACAAGCCCACCAAAGAGGAGTTGGTGGCCATTGCGTTCCTGACAAGGCTGAACCCGTGCTCCGGGGGCCAAGAGTGCGACGTGGACGATTGCATATATGGCCATCACTGCCCAAGCGTTATCAACGGCGCCTGCACACATCCTTATTGCAAGTTCGACAAGGAGGATCACCCCCCTGGAACGAAGATTAAGGCTCATCACAAGGGGAGCCACGATCGCTAG
- a CDS encoding hypothetical protein (EggNog:ENOG503NYQQ; COG:S): MAQPQPQAPQVSHPPQVSPHMQQMQQMQMPQQQQQRPPQQQHYSPPQQSASPANTPQPQYSIPPNKRPRTSVETPSQPQSQFGTPTYAMSPQAAVASPNTVTSPNYTNMPTQVPNAPSYASQYGVNGHSAASPAQQPGLTLPEARPSMTATPTPTTPLTPSLPHTPQPQQHQAPQYQQQQHQVPQAQQLGQVQPTQQQHGQAHPQQQVPAPQYQQGQQYQQPMQPQHAQSVQQPIQPQPVQQAPQQQYTHATMTPIGPPLSTPGAMLPPSKPVTTKEYEYDVSDALAGTGVDLRAEEQYLAELYGGSFAQEARTGLPANAPGNKGSFYGAGSANQPAEATGLSQEQFEAEAAKRAWDEAAQRLAVTRSNELRNPFLIVPNLHYRADKIAKEHGLTLNLELKNQQQTMGKMRTPQEFPQPKVTVTSRHGPDGMVVSTKGCFIPHDAYLVDQLALLSIATKHRLRELLEEANGIANIRQTTSHGEIPQEWADVAVPLRTGLDSLPADTANGNPRKRSFEAISTAPVPSKGAKVLKDLNAAVRQNATSERDLEEARLRKRQKRLNPDAAQTGSRAGSIVPGTPGSVAPDGEAAKAPSKKELKKGAAAARLSEASSTANANQTLSALMGSFGKKKKKEYSWMTSGSGPSTPRATSGQEPGTPGSAAGSKAQPEKATLTQDGKAPRLGTWREDKEKGKSIQLRDWVTVLEMDGRDIKAVQEAYVKLDSSTPR; this comes from the exons ATGGcgcaaccacaaccccaggCACCCCAGGTgtctcaccctcctcaggTCTCGCCTCACATGCAGCAAATGCAGCAAATGCAGAtgccgcaacagcagcagcaaagaccgccgcagcaacaacattactctcctccccagcagtCGGCTTCGCCTGCCAACACTCCACAGCCTCAGTACTCGATTCCGCCGAATAAGAGACCCCGAACATCGGTCGAGACCCCGTCGCAACCACAGTCACAATTCGGTACGCCGACGTATGCTATGAGTCCACAGGCAGCCGTTGCATCTCCGAACACTGTTACATCTCCGAACTACACCAATATGCCCACTCAGGTTCCCAATGCGCCGTCGTATGCCTCTCAGTATGGTGTGAATGGACATTCTGCCGCTTCCCCGGCTCAACAACCAGGCTTGACATTGCCTGAAGCCCGACCCTCGATGACTGCCACCCCAACACCGACAACCCCTCTTACCCCGAGTCTCCCCCACACTCCGCAgcctcaacaacatcaggCTCCGCAatatcagcaacagcagcaccaagtTCCGCAGGCCCAGCAGCTTGGGCAGGTGCAGccaacccaacagcagcatggACAGGCGCACCCGCAACAACAGGTGCCGGCTCCGCAGTATCAGCAGGGCCAGCAGTACCAACAGCCGATGCAGCCTCAACATGCGCAGTCGGTTCAGCAACCAATACAGCCCCAACCCGTCCAGCAAGCTCCACAGCAACAGTATACCCATGCCACAATGACACCGATTGGTCCCCCTCTCTCCACTCCGGGTGCCATGTTGCCTCCATCGAAGCCGGTTACTACGAAGGAATACGAATATGACGTGAGCGATGCTCTCGCTGGAACAGGCGTGGATTTGAGGGCCGAGGAACAATACCTAGCGGAGCTGTATGGTGGTTCGTTTGCTCAGGAGGCAAGAACCGGCCTGCCAGCCAACGCGCCAGGCAACAAGGGCTCATTTTATGGTGCTGGTTCAGCGAATCAACCAGCTGAGGCCACCGGACTCAGTCAGGAGCAGTTTGAagccgaggctgccaagcGAGCCTGGGACGAGGCGGCCCAAAGATTGGCTGTTACCCGAAGCAATGAGCTCAGGAACCCTTTCTTGATCGTCCCTAACCTGCATTATCGCGCGGACAAAATTGCCAAGGAGCATGGGCTCACACTCAATCTGGAGCTCAAGAACCAGCAGCAAACCATGGGTAAAATGCGGACTCCCCAAGAGTTTCCTCAGCCTAAGGTGACAGTGACATCCAGACACGGCCCTGATGGCATGGTTGTCTCTACAAAGGGGTGTTTTATCCCTCATGATGCTTATTTGGTCGATCAACTTGCACTCTTGTCGATCGCCACAAAGCACCGTCTGAGAGAGCTCCTCGAGGAAGCCAATGGCATCGCCAATATTCGGCAGACAACTTCTCATGGCGAGATCCCCCAAGAGTGGGCTGATGTTGCCGTACCTTTACGAACCGGTCTTGATTCCCTTCCCGCCGACACGGCCAACGGCAACCCCCGCAAGC GCTCCTTTGAAGCAATCAGTACCGCCCCAGTGCCATCCAAGGGTGCCAAGGTGCTCAAGGACCTCAACGCTGCTGTGAGACAGAATGCCACGTCTGAGCGAGATCTGGAAGAAGCTCGGCTTCGCAAGCGGCAAAAGCGGTTAAACCCAGATGCAGCCCAGACCGGATCTCGCGCAGGTTCCATCGTTCCTGGTACACCTGGTTCAGTCGCACCCGACGGCGAGGCCGCCAAAGCGCCTTCCAAGAAAGAACTAAAGAAGGGTGCGGCAGCCGCCAGACTATCCGAGGCATCCAGCACTGCCAATGCGAACCAGACCCTGAGCGCTTTGATGGGCAGTTttgggaagaaaaagaagaaggaataCAGCTGGATGACGTCTGGTAGTGGCCCAAGCACACCCCGAGCGACCAGTGGCCAAGAACCAGGCACCCCTGGTTCAGCAGCTGGCAGTAAAGCACAGCCGGAGAAGGCCACACTGACCCAAGATGGCAAGGCTCCCCGTCTGGGCACCTGGcgggaggacaaggagaaagGCAAAAGTATCCAGCTTCGAGACTGGGTTACAGtcttggagatggatggtCGCGACATCAAGGCTGTCCAGGAGGCCTATGTCAAACTGGATTCCTCGACGCCCCGATAG
- a CDS encoding hypothetical protein (EggNog:ENOG503P5RH; BUSCO:EOG092656IY; COG:S), with protein MGWFWTSPSPSPKAFEVSHHSATQQPQPPASERKSSTDEEVSKFLREIQAAANPSSSHAASPPSSTDSDAAKSSWVPSWLSAPAPETPPLPPKDKRSEASIAMSEALLPTTMSCQDAFDYAWHCHTPGSQVNSVYRYGGVRQCTELWDDFWFCMRTKSWDPKLRAEAIKDHFRKKEAAKYGRGQPSSEDIWESRDKMVEPGTTFNKSFDPPIKDDAAFEREDQETRRKIREFYEKKT; from the coding sequence ATGGGTTGGTTCTGGACCTCGCCGTCCCCCTCACCAAAGGCTTTCGAAGTCTCTCACCACTCTGCAActcagcaaccacaacctccagccAGCGAAAGGAAGTCATCAACAGATGAGGAGGTCTCCAAGTTTCTCCGCGAAATCCAAGCGGCAGCCaacccttcttcctctcacGCCGCTTCCCCTCCGTCTTCAACAGATTCAGACGCCGCCAAATCATCGTGGGTACCCAGTTGGCTTTCAGCGCCAGCGCCTGAGACCCCTCCCCTACCGCCCAAAGACAAGCGCTCTGAAGCCTCTATCGCCATGTCCGAGGCTCTTCTTCCAACAACCATGTCGTGTCAGGATGCTTTTGACTATGCCTGGCATTGCCACACCCCCGGCTCCCAGGTCAACTCTGTTTACCGGTACGGTGGTGTAAGACAGTGCACCGAGCTCTGGGACGACTTTTGGTTTTGCATGCGCACCAAGTCTTGGGATCCAAAGCTTCGCGCTGAAGCCATCAAAGATCATTTCCGGAAGAAGGAGGCAGCCAAGTATGGTCGAGGCCAACCAAGCTCCGAGGACATCTGGGAAAGCAGAGATAAGATGGTAGAGCCGGGAACAACGTTCAACAAATCCTTCGACCCCCCCATCAAAGACGATGCTGCCTTTGAAAGAGAGGATCAGGAGACTCGGAGGAAGATTCGCGAGTTTTACGAGAAGAAAACTTGA
- the SEC65 gene encoding signal recognition particle subunit (COG:U; EggNog:ENOG503NWSJ; BUSCO:EOG092647CM) — protein MNDKLQVVPHPPHRPRKITTFLTTVIAATNKTTKMSHPRVEEVSDSEDDVQMSDPSEDDIDDFVESDIIRTRQAAPSRPTPPPQQQPPPQFRQPQQPPAYPQMQTTTDATPYASYLCLYPIYFSSLHTRAQGRRVSAAVAVPNPLATEILAACANLNIPTVFEAGKLHPKDWANPGRVKVSLANQTRVKNKHHLFLLVAQHLKSHPITDASPALRVHIRGAPPPPELKPGEQWPRPAVPRGWKMSELLPHYSPAMTGGGVSENFLKDMMSQMGGTGGAGGLPGMLGGGGGGPGGMDMASLMQAAQSMGMGGMGGMGGLGGLGGGSSPGPSSSAGGKAKKGKK, from the coding sequence ATGAACGACAAGCTCCAAGTTgttccacatcctccccatcgccctcgcaaaatcaccaccttcctcaccaccgtcatcgctgccaccaacaaaaccacTAAGATGTCCCACCCCCGCGTAGAAGAGGTATCCGACTCGGAAGATGACGTTCAAATGTCGGACCCCTCCGAAGACGACATCGACGACTTTGTCGAATCAGACATCATCCGCACCCGTCAAGCAGCCCCTTCcagaccaaccccccctcctcagcaacaacccccaccccaatTCCGCCAGCCACAACAGCCCCCCGCCTACCCCCAGATGCAAACAACAACCGACGCAACCCCGTACGCATCCTACCTCTGCCTGTACCCAATTTACTTCTCCAGCCTGCACACCCGCGCCCAAGGCCGCCGCgtctccgccgccgtcgccgtcccCAACCCGCTAGCCACCGAGATCCTGGCCGCCTGCGCGaacctcaacatccccacCGTTTTCGAAGCAGGCAAGCTCCACCCCAAGGATTGGGCCAACCCGGGCAGGGTCAAGGTTTCCCTCGCGAACCAGACCCGCGTCAAGAACAAGCATCACTTGTTCCTGCTCGTGGCTCAGCACCTAAAGAGCCATCCCATCACCGATGCCTCCCCTGCGCTGAGAGTCCACATCCGCGGcgcgccgcctcctcccgaACTCAAGCCTGGGGAGCAATGGCCCAGACCTGCTGTGCCCAGAGGCTGGAAGATGTCAGAACTGTTGCCTCACTACAGCCCCGCCATGACTGGTGGCGGAGTCAGCGAGAATTTTTTGAAGGATATGATGAGCCAGATGGGTGGTACTGGTGGCGCGGGAGGACTGCCGGGTATgttgggcggtggaggaggaggacccGGTGGGATGGATATGGCTAGCCTGATGCAGGCTGCTCAGTCGATGGGTATGGGCGGCATGGGCGGAATGGGTGGTCTGGGTGGTCTTGGAGGTGGTTCTTCACCCGGGCCGAGTTCGAGCGCTGGTgggaaggcaaagaagggaaagaaatGA